Proteins from one Daphnia pulicaria isolate SC F1-1A chromosome 3, SC_F0-13Bv2, whole genome shotgun sequence genomic window:
- the LOC124328478 gene encoding transcription factor HIVEP3-like isoform X2, translating to MPRRRGSTNAGRRTTIDDGRCNGNNKKPMAPIRAAKVTAPAVSPSQSVNEATPEATQSSDLGYLHKKFKKVAATFSTTPEPALPAVAADPPTDESCAVVVVDPAKKEDQQPDSNGSSKSSSKGGRYVCHYCQHACAKPSVLEKHIRAHTNERPYPCVPCGFAFKTKSNLYKHCKSRTHVLKLEENGTAHPQLTGSAGIIIDPVEGGSDDTSDDNVMLDDSDEGEPLVVAVPPQPAEIIVSVSSAPSTPEKFKTPYKPKFHNLKSSDDILETPPTTDEGRPSPGFLHERISQIISKNQAIVETLDPIWPRRYVRQSSRDNKETAKSPRPDIVISSPSIKKSGLAGRERSCSLSLVPHADQTTDSMVLAVPSSVAPSSTHRLLQEDENQRKRCYSEGPAVTEIRHSVRNLLQQSPKPPRTDVFNPQNPEGSIIKDILLKSRGLLPANCEAKESAVAVVDPPTKMSSSFTVSALLNPSTTRAKPTVEFPHPHISLDPADDPAERPPSKRSKISDVTQSAPFPRPPVDPEMIRSTSSSSFVADRIRTSLPLFGGEVEIHDGPQRTVLRIDPAGYVESNRSNGQSTATAESPSSVVVTKVSNLNNSGGLFRLQPQESRISVFPVMKTAETKSGGDPARGVIIHQPSVPYIPGIPGPYSSSGWLPASTMTSVTVSYTTTTTVCTSQSTTTSQRPVPSITVHPPAASLLQPPHPEERTDSGFDDEDPSTQASPKFLRPNSLSLQPGTFNLKKNNMAGLDPQSGQPNMLCVSGAGMTLISPETPRPRKLFRQLYLNGHAYTYLGLKCSTRVYFCCLSRAQPMYVPHHPKLSMYSQWKTRAPASAGPPGLEASSPTQTMSLYDSRQRPTTCTTAQSTDHGRMILTHSSYWTNRDRPTTTHFKLQVTAAQDVVHIEIPPPPPAQSTPEESRPPDQVISPTAQAQTKPVQPKRVRIFAGGYKSTEDYTYVRGRGRGRYVCEECGIRCKKPSMLKKHIRTHTDLRPYTCRQCNFSFKTKGNLTKHMKSKAHHKKCTELGIVPVPTTVDEANIDEDSLARQETLKKMKLAGGSGNEGDSDLDDDEDEDEDDEEDEEIEGEEEEDETEDDPPVTTKLLPTGQFEDATAAEPVREEREQEVARSLLDLGVIAPAGCKPTTYPYASHFHPPEEEQHPSVEMKEEPPAPVCKQQPMDLSTSTAASSALLASIYSPIVSETAARRLSPENSVQPATSGMLQAYLTEKALKEGLMKRHQVKLMTPPSVVVENPVVTLFPTQSKSSRSEFVVPLSSTCPAAIPTSVTAYKLTDDGKTACSICNKVFTKPSQLRLHINIHYFERPFRCEACAVSFRTKGHLQKHKRSVTHFNKVNMNLTFGTPSTENPRPFKCSDCMIAFRIHGHLAKHLRSKMHIMKLECLGKLPFGTYAEMERSGINLNEIDTTDCHNSLESLQSLAHRLYKQDPSKIQQWQQEAQVVAEANLRERTISESSEEFSDVADDELDEDGEDSDGLPDGAGVEEAPPPRKLTPVETLPAQPEMSHPPRAAAMSPDARKAPPPPPVMYCSACGDSCVSMEAFQSHVMEKHRPLSPPTTRTPFKASPPATAPESPAKLAPPSNIQPDIGRVVNLAVESRRSPSRVMETGPKPGPPWNRGPGDLQYAQPRGGFYGGPPHSSSTMWPPPQPRQPTIGDLMSLGNPLSAIPPQWHQDPAAMAWIASRHMMLPGHPPTYTTPHHSGGHHTTNGVAMQPRLYSPTSSSSSIAANDVDVVFPCELCGKSFNAKETLRQHMLAHAQPRPFVCEFCDAGFTTQKHLESHLVLHRPRTS from the exons ATGCCACGACGGAGAGGATCGACCAACGCTGGACGTCGTACCACca TTGACGATGGACGTTGCAACGGCAATAATAAGAAACCCATGGCGCCTATCCGAGCTGCCAAAGTCACGGCACCCGCCGTCTCACCGTCACAATCAG TCAACGAAGCTACTCCGGAAGCCACTCAATCCAGCGATCTTGGCTATTTGcacaagaaattcaaaaaagtagCCGCCACTTTTTCAACTACTCCGGAACCGGCTCTTCCAGCGGTGGCGGCTGATCCGCCGACGGATGAATCatgtgctgttgttgttgttgatccaGCCAAAAAGGAGGATCAACAACCCGATAGCAATGGCTCGTCAAAATCTTCCAGTAAAGGTGGCCGGTATGTTTGTCACTACTGCCAACACGCCTGCGCAAAGCCCAGCGTCCTGGAGAAACACATCCGGGCGCATACAAACGAACGGCCCTACCCGTGCGTTCCGTGCGGATTTGCTTTCAAAACCAAAAGTAACCTCTACAAACACTGCAAGTCACGCACACACGTTCTCAAATTGGAAGAAAACGGAACGGCCCATCCGCAGTTAACTGGATCAGCCGGAATCATCATCGATCCAGTCGAAGGCGGAAGTGATGATACTTCAGACGACAATGTTATGCTCGACGATAGCGACGAGGGAGAGCCACTGGTTGTTGCTGTTCCGCCACAGCCGGCCGAAATCATCGTGTCCGTTTCATCCGCACCATCCACTCCGGAGAAATTCAAAACGCCGTACAAACCCaaatttcataatttaaaaagttcaGACGACATTTTAGAAACTCCACCGACCACCGACGAAGGACGACCCAGCCCTGGATTCCTCCACGAAAGGATCAGTCAAATCATCAGCAAGAATCAAGCCATTGTCGAAACGCTGGATCCAATTTGGCCCAGGCGATATGTCCGCCAATCCAGTCGAGACAATAAAGAAACGGCCAAAAGTCCCCGGCCGGACATTGTCATTTCATCTCCATCAATCAAGAAATCCGGTCTAgccggaagagaaagaagttgcagttTAAGTTTGGTTCCGCATGCGGATCAGACGACCGACTCGATGGTTCTGGCCGTCCCCTCGTCTGTTGCTCCATCGTCGACCCACCGACTGTTGCAAGAAGATGAAAATCAGAGGAAGAGATGCTACTCGGAAGGTCCAGCCGTCACCGAAATTCGTCATTCCGTCCGGAATTTATTGCAACAGTCTCCCAAGCCGCCGCGAACGGACGTTTTCAATCCACAAAATCCGGAAGGTTCCATCATTAAGGATATTTTGTTAAAAAGTCGCGGATTACTTCCGGCCAACTGCGAGGCTAAAGAATCGGCGGTGGCCGTAGTCGATCCGCCGACGAAAATGTCATCGTCATTCACCGTGAGTGCTCTACTGAATCCGTCCACGACCCGTGCCAAACCCACGGTCGAATTTCCCCATCCACATATCAGTTTAGATCCGGCGGATGATCCGGCAGAACGGCCGCCATCAAAACGATCCAAGATTTCAGACGTTACGCAATCCGCTCCATTTCCACGTCCGCCAGTCGATCCTGAAATGATCCGATCAACATCGTCGTCTTCTTTTGTGGCCGATCGAATCCGGACGTCGCTTCCGCTTTTCGGAGGTGAAGTGGAGATCCATGACGGTCCCCAGAGGACAGTGTTGCGAATCGATCCGGCGGGTTACGTTGAATCAAATCGATCCAACGGCCAATCTACTGCAACCGCCGAGTCGCCGTCCTCAGTTGTCGTGACAAAAGTGtcgaatttaaataattccgGTGGTCTATTTCGTCTGCAACCGCAGGAATCCCGCATTTCCGTTTTCCCCGTCATGAAAACCGCCGAAACCAAATCCGGCGGTGATCCAGCCCGTGGCGTCATCATTCATCAACCTTCCGTGCCTTATATTCCGGGAATTCCCGGCCCCTACAGTTCAAGCGGATGGCTTCCGGCTTCCACCATGACGTCTGTCACCGTTtcctacaccaccaccaccacggtgTGTACCAgccaatcaacaacaacatcacaacGTCCGGTTCCATCGATTACGGTGCATCCGCCAGCCGCTAGTCTCCTACAACCTCCGCACCCGGAAGAGCGAACGGATAGCGGATTCGACGATGAAGATCCATCGACCCAGGCGTCACCCAAATTCCTTCGCCCCAATTCTTTATCGTTGCAGCCGGGCacgttcaatttgaaaaagaacaacatGGCCGGCCTGGATCCCCAGAGCGGACAGCCCAACATGCTGTGCGTTTCGGGAGCGGGAATGACGCTCATCAGTCCCGAGACGCCTCGTCCGCGCAAGCTATTTCGCCAGTTATATCTCAACGGCCACGCCTACACCTATTTGGGCCTCAAATGCTCGACCAGGGTCTATTTTTGCTGCCTGTCCCGGGCCCAGCCCATGTACGTCCCGCATCATCCCAAATTGTCCATGTATTCGCAATGGAAGACGAGAGCTCCAGCCTCAGCCGGCCCGCCGGGATTGGAAGCCTCCAGCCCGACTCAAACCATGTCCCTTTACGATTCCAGACAACGCCCGACGACTTGTACGACGGCCCAATCGACCGATCACGGCCGGATGATTTTGACTCATTCGTCTTATTGGACCAATCGCGACAGACCCACAACGACGCATTTCAAATTGCAAGTAACCGCCGCCCAGGACGTCGTTCACATTGaaattcctcctcctcctcctgctcaATCGACTCCGGAAGAATCCCGTCCGCCGGATCAAGTCATCAGTCCAACGGCCCAGGCCCAGACGAAACCGGTTCAACCCAAACGAGTGCGGATCTTTGCCGGCGGCTACAAATCCACCGAGGACTACACGTACGTTCGTGGTCGAGGGCGAGGCCGTTACGTGTGCGAAGAATGCGGCATCCGCTGTAAGAAGCCATCCATGTTAAAGAAACACATCCGCACGCACACGGACCTGCGCCCCTACACTTGCCGCCAATGCAATTTCAGTTTCAAAACCAAAGGCAATTTGACTAAGCACATGAAATCTAAAGCTCACCACAAAAAGTGCACCGAGCTGGGCATCGTGCCCGTCCCTACCACCGTCGACGAGGCCAACATTGACGAGGACAGTCTGGCCCGGCAGGAAACGCTCAAAAAGATGAAACTGGCCGGCGGGTCCGGCAATGAAGGCGATTCCGATTTGGACGACGATGAAGATGAGGATGAAGATGAcgaggaagacgaagaaattgaaggtgaagaggaggaagatgaAACGGAAGATGATCCGCCAGTGACGACTAAATTATTGCCAACTGGACAATTTGAAGATGCCACAGCAGCCGAACCGGTTCGTGAAGAACGTGAGCAAGAAGTGGCCAGGAGTTTACTGGATTTAGGTGTTATTGCTCCAGCTGGATGTAAACCCACGACTTATCCTTACGCCAGCCATTTCCATCCGCCGGAAGAGGAACAACATCCTTCGGTTGAAATGAAGGAAGAGCCTCCAGCGCCCGTTTGTAAACAACAGCCGATGGATTTATCCACTTCAACCGCTGCTTCATCGGCTCTTTTGGCTTCCATCTATTCGCCCATCGTGAGCGAAACGGCCGCTCGTCGATTATCTCCCGAAAATTCCGTCCAGCCGGCCACCAGCGGTATGCTGCAAGCTTACCTGACGGAAAAAGCTTTGAAGGAGGGACTGATGAAACGTCACCAGGTCAAATTGATGACTCCGCCCTCAGTCGTGGTCGAGAATCCCGTCGTCACTTTATTCCCGACTCAATCCAAATCCAGTCGTTCGGAATTTGTGGTGCCTTTGTCGTCGACTTGTCCGGCGGCCATTCCGACCTCGGTGACGGCCTACAAATTGACAGATGACGGCAAAACGGCGTGCAGCATTTGCAACAAAGTTTTCACGAAACCGTCGCAACTGCGATTGCACATCAACATCCATTACTTTGAGCGGCCGTTTCGGTGCGAGGCCTGCGCCGTTTCCTTCCGCACCAAGGGCCACCTGCAGAAGCACAAGCGATCCGTGACGCATTTCAATAAAGTCAACATGAATTTGACTTTCGGCACGCCCAGCACGGAGAATCCTCGACCGTTTAAATGTTCCGACTGCATGATCGCCTTCCGCATTCACGGCCACCTGGCCAAACATCTCCGCTCCAAAATGCACATCATGAAACTGGAATGCCTGGGCAAATTGCCCTTTGGCACTTATGCCGAAATGGAACGATCGGGAATCAATCTCAACGAAATTGACACGACCGATTGCCACAATTCACTCGAAAGTCTCCAATCATTGGCCCATCGTCTCTACAAACAAGATCCATCCAAAATCCAGCAATGGCAACAAGAG GCTCAAGTGGTAGCAGAGGCTAATTTGAGGGAACGGACAATTAGCGAATCGTCGGAAGAATTTTCGGATGTTGCGGATGATGAGCTGGATGAAGATGGGGAAGATAGCGACGGCTTGCCGGATGGAGCCGGTGTCGAAGAAGCTCCTCCTCCACGAAAATTGACACCAGTTGAAACGCTTCCGGCACAGCCAGAAATGAGCCATCCGCCTCGTGCTGCTGCCATGTCTCCAGACGCCAGAAAGGCTCCGCCCCCGCCACCAGTCATGTATTGTTCCGCTTGCGGAGATTCGTGCGTTTCCATGGAAGCGTTCCAATCACACGTCATGGAAAAACATCGGCCTCTGTCACCACCTACGACTAGGACACCCTTCAAGGCTTCTCCTCCCGCAACGGCTCCCGAGTCTCCCGCCAAATTGGCACCACCGTCCAACATCCAGCCAGACATTGGCAG GGTCGTCAATTTGGCTGTGGAATCGAGACGATCTCCATCCCGCGTGATGGAGACTGGCCCCAAGCCTGGCCCACCCTGGAACCGTGGTCCAGGTGACCTGCAATATGCACAACCCCGTGGTGGCTTTTACGGTGGCCCACCGCATTCATCTTCGACCATGTGGCCACCACCACAACCGCGACAGCCAACAATCGGTGACCTCATGAGCCTGGGCAATCCGCTGTCGGCTATTCCACCTCAGTGGCATCAGGATCCAGCCGCCATGGCCTGGATCGCATCCCGCCACATGATGCTGCCGGGTCATCCGCCCACTTACACTACTCCGCACCACTCTGGCGGCCATCACACCACCAACGGAGTAGCCATGCAGCCGCGCCTCTACAGTCCCACCTCCTCGAGTTCTTCCATCGCAGCCAACGACGTCGACGTCGTTTTCCCCTGCGAACTTTGTGGAAAATCTTTCAATGCCAAAGAGACACTCCGACAG caCATGTTGGCTCACGCTCAACCGCGACCGTTTGTTTGTGAGTTTTGCGACGCTGGGTTCACGACTCAGAAGCACCTTGAATCGCATCTGGTTCTGCATCGGCCTCGTACATCCTGA
- the LOC124328478 gene encoding transcription factor HIVEP3-like isoform X1: MEEWNVTLPNRSSGKSPRCQVDDGRCNGNNKKPMAPIRAAKVTAPAVSPSQSVNEATPEATQSSDLGYLHKKFKKVAATFSTTPEPALPAVAADPPTDESCAVVVVDPAKKEDQQPDSNGSSKSSSKGGRYVCHYCQHACAKPSVLEKHIRAHTNERPYPCVPCGFAFKTKSNLYKHCKSRTHVLKLEENGTAHPQLTGSAGIIIDPVEGGSDDTSDDNVMLDDSDEGEPLVVAVPPQPAEIIVSVSSAPSTPEKFKTPYKPKFHNLKSSDDILETPPTTDEGRPSPGFLHERISQIISKNQAIVETLDPIWPRRYVRQSSRDNKETAKSPRPDIVISSPSIKKSGLAGRERSCSLSLVPHADQTTDSMVLAVPSSVAPSSTHRLLQEDENQRKRCYSEGPAVTEIRHSVRNLLQQSPKPPRTDVFNPQNPEGSIIKDILLKSRGLLPANCEAKESAVAVVDPPTKMSSSFTVSALLNPSTTRAKPTVEFPHPHISLDPADDPAERPPSKRSKISDVTQSAPFPRPPVDPEMIRSTSSSSFVADRIRTSLPLFGGEVEIHDGPQRTVLRIDPAGYVESNRSNGQSTATAESPSSVVVTKVSNLNNSGGLFRLQPQESRISVFPVMKTAETKSGGDPARGVIIHQPSVPYIPGIPGPYSSSGWLPASTMTSVTVSYTTTTTVCTSQSTTTSQRPVPSITVHPPAASLLQPPHPEERTDSGFDDEDPSTQASPKFLRPNSLSLQPGTFNLKKNNMAGLDPQSGQPNMLCVSGAGMTLISPETPRPRKLFRQLYLNGHAYTYLGLKCSTRVYFCCLSRAQPMYVPHHPKLSMYSQWKTRAPASAGPPGLEASSPTQTMSLYDSRQRPTTCTTAQSTDHGRMILTHSSYWTNRDRPTTTHFKLQVTAAQDVVHIEIPPPPPAQSTPEESRPPDQVISPTAQAQTKPVQPKRVRIFAGGYKSTEDYTYVRGRGRGRYVCEECGIRCKKPSMLKKHIRTHTDLRPYTCRQCNFSFKTKGNLTKHMKSKAHHKKCTELGIVPVPTTVDEANIDEDSLARQETLKKMKLAGGSGNEGDSDLDDDEDEDEDDEEDEEIEGEEEEDETEDDPPVTTKLLPTGQFEDATAAEPVREEREQEVARSLLDLGVIAPAGCKPTTYPYASHFHPPEEEQHPSVEMKEEPPAPVCKQQPMDLSTSTAASSALLASIYSPIVSETAARRLSPENSVQPATSGMLQAYLTEKALKEGLMKRHQVKLMTPPSVVVENPVVTLFPTQSKSSRSEFVVPLSSTCPAAIPTSVTAYKLTDDGKTACSICNKVFTKPSQLRLHINIHYFERPFRCEACAVSFRTKGHLQKHKRSVTHFNKVNMNLTFGTPSTENPRPFKCSDCMIAFRIHGHLAKHLRSKMHIMKLECLGKLPFGTYAEMERSGINLNEIDTTDCHNSLESLQSLAHRLYKQDPSKIQQWQQEAQVVAEANLRERTISESSEEFSDVADDELDEDGEDSDGLPDGAGVEEAPPPRKLTPVETLPAQPEMSHPPRAAAMSPDARKAPPPPPVMYCSACGDSCVSMEAFQSHVMEKHRPLSPPTTRTPFKASPPATAPESPAKLAPPSNIQPDIGRVVNLAVESRRSPSRVMETGPKPGPPWNRGPGDLQYAQPRGGFYGGPPHSSSTMWPPPQPRQPTIGDLMSLGNPLSAIPPQWHQDPAAMAWIASRHMMLPGHPPTYTTPHHSGGHHTTNGVAMQPRLYSPTSSSSSIAANDVDVVFPCELCGKSFNAKETLRQHMLAHAQPRPFVCEFCDAGFTTQKHLESHLVLHRPRTS, from the exons ATGGAGGAATGGAATGTGACCTTGCCAAACAGGTCATCCGGCAAGAGCCCCCGTTGTCAAG TTGACGATGGACGTTGCAACGGCAATAATAAGAAACCCATGGCGCCTATCCGAGCTGCCAAAGTCACGGCACCCGCCGTCTCACCGTCACAATCAG TCAACGAAGCTACTCCGGAAGCCACTCAATCCAGCGATCTTGGCTATTTGcacaagaaattcaaaaaagtagCCGCCACTTTTTCAACTACTCCGGAACCGGCTCTTCCAGCGGTGGCGGCTGATCCGCCGACGGATGAATCatgtgctgttgttgttgttgatccaGCCAAAAAGGAGGATCAACAACCCGATAGCAATGGCTCGTCAAAATCTTCCAGTAAAGGTGGCCGGTATGTTTGTCACTACTGCCAACACGCCTGCGCAAAGCCCAGCGTCCTGGAGAAACACATCCGGGCGCATACAAACGAACGGCCCTACCCGTGCGTTCCGTGCGGATTTGCTTTCAAAACCAAAAGTAACCTCTACAAACACTGCAAGTCACGCACACACGTTCTCAAATTGGAAGAAAACGGAACGGCCCATCCGCAGTTAACTGGATCAGCCGGAATCATCATCGATCCAGTCGAAGGCGGAAGTGATGATACTTCAGACGACAATGTTATGCTCGACGATAGCGACGAGGGAGAGCCACTGGTTGTTGCTGTTCCGCCACAGCCGGCCGAAATCATCGTGTCCGTTTCATCCGCACCATCCACTCCGGAGAAATTCAAAACGCCGTACAAACCCaaatttcataatttaaaaagttcaGACGACATTTTAGAAACTCCACCGACCACCGACGAAGGACGACCCAGCCCTGGATTCCTCCACGAAAGGATCAGTCAAATCATCAGCAAGAATCAAGCCATTGTCGAAACGCTGGATCCAATTTGGCCCAGGCGATATGTCCGCCAATCCAGTCGAGACAATAAAGAAACGGCCAAAAGTCCCCGGCCGGACATTGTCATTTCATCTCCATCAATCAAGAAATCCGGTCTAgccggaagagaaagaagttgcagttTAAGTTTGGTTCCGCATGCGGATCAGACGACCGACTCGATGGTTCTGGCCGTCCCCTCGTCTGTTGCTCCATCGTCGACCCACCGACTGTTGCAAGAAGATGAAAATCAGAGGAAGAGATGCTACTCGGAAGGTCCAGCCGTCACCGAAATTCGTCATTCCGTCCGGAATTTATTGCAACAGTCTCCCAAGCCGCCGCGAACGGACGTTTTCAATCCACAAAATCCGGAAGGTTCCATCATTAAGGATATTTTGTTAAAAAGTCGCGGATTACTTCCGGCCAACTGCGAGGCTAAAGAATCGGCGGTGGCCGTAGTCGATCCGCCGACGAAAATGTCATCGTCATTCACCGTGAGTGCTCTACTGAATCCGTCCACGACCCGTGCCAAACCCACGGTCGAATTTCCCCATCCACATATCAGTTTAGATCCGGCGGATGATCCGGCAGAACGGCCGCCATCAAAACGATCCAAGATTTCAGACGTTACGCAATCCGCTCCATTTCCACGTCCGCCAGTCGATCCTGAAATGATCCGATCAACATCGTCGTCTTCTTTTGTGGCCGATCGAATCCGGACGTCGCTTCCGCTTTTCGGAGGTGAAGTGGAGATCCATGACGGTCCCCAGAGGACAGTGTTGCGAATCGATCCGGCGGGTTACGTTGAATCAAATCGATCCAACGGCCAATCTACTGCAACCGCCGAGTCGCCGTCCTCAGTTGTCGTGACAAAAGTGtcgaatttaaataattccgGTGGTCTATTTCGTCTGCAACCGCAGGAATCCCGCATTTCCGTTTTCCCCGTCATGAAAACCGCCGAAACCAAATCCGGCGGTGATCCAGCCCGTGGCGTCATCATTCATCAACCTTCCGTGCCTTATATTCCGGGAATTCCCGGCCCCTACAGTTCAAGCGGATGGCTTCCGGCTTCCACCATGACGTCTGTCACCGTTtcctacaccaccaccaccacggtgTGTACCAgccaatcaacaacaacatcacaacGTCCGGTTCCATCGATTACGGTGCATCCGCCAGCCGCTAGTCTCCTACAACCTCCGCACCCGGAAGAGCGAACGGATAGCGGATTCGACGATGAAGATCCATCGACCCAGGCGTCACCCAAATTCCTTCGCCCCAATTCTTTATCGTTGCAGCCGGGCacgttcaatttgaaaaagaacaacatGGCCGGCCTGGATCCCCAGAGCGGACAGCCCAACATGCTGTGCGTTTCGGGAGCGGGAATGACGCTCATCAGTCCCGAGACGCCTCGTCCGCGCAAGCTATTTCGCCAGTTATATCTCAACGGCCACGCCTACACCTATTTGGGCCTCAAATGCTCGACCAGGGTCTATTTTTGCTGCCTGTCCCGGGCCCAGCCCATGTACGTCCCGCATCATCCCAAATTGTCCATGTATTCGCAATGGAAGACGAGAGCTCCAGCCTCAGCCGGCCCGCCGGGATTGGAAGCCTCCAGCCCGACTCAAACCATGTCCCTTTACGATTCCAGACAACGCCCGACGACTTGTACGACGGCCCAATCGACCGATCACGGCCGGATGATTTTGACTCATTCGTCTTATTGGACCAATCGCGACAGACCCACAACGACGCATTTCAAATTGCAAGTAACCGCCGCCCAGGACGTCGTTCACATTGaaattcctcctcctcctcctgctcaATCGACTCCGGAAGAATCCCGTCCGCCGGATCAAGTCATCAGTCCAACGGCCCAGGCCCAGACGAAACCGGTTCAACCCAAACGAGTGCGGATCTTTGCCGGCGGCTACAAATCCACCGAGGACTACACGTACGTTCGTGGTCGAGGGCGAGGCCGTTACGTGTGCGAAGAATGCGGCATCCGCTGTAAGAAGCCATCCATGTTAAAGAAACACATCCGCACGCACACGGACCTGCGCCCCTACACTTGCCGCCAATGCAATTTCAGTTTCAAAACCAAAGGCAATTTGACTAAGCACATGAAATCTAAAGCTCACCACAAAAAGTGCACCGAGCTGGGCATCGTGCCCGTCCCTACCACCGTCGACGAGGCCAACATTGACGAGGACAGTCTGGCCCGGCAGGAAACGCTCAAAAAGATGAAACTGGCCGGCGGGTCCGGCAATGAAGGCGATTCCGATTTGGACGACGATGAAGATGAGGATGAAGATGAcgaggaagacgaagaaattgaaggtgaagaggaggaagatgaAACGGAAGATGATCCGCCAGTGACGACTAAATTATTGCCAACTGGACAATTTGAAGATGCCACAGCAGCCGAACCGGTTCGTGAAGAACGTGAGCAAGAAGTGGCCAGGAGTTTACTGGATTTAGGTGTTATTGCTCCAGCTGGATGTAAACCCACGACTTATCCTTACGCCAGCCATTTCCATCCGCCGGAAGAGGAACAACATCCTTCGGTTGAAATGAAGGAAGAGCCTCCAGCGCCCGTTTGTAAACAACAGCCGATGGATTTATCCACTTCAACCGCTGCTTCATCGGCTCTTTTGGCTTCCATCTATTCGCCCATCGTGAGCGAAACGGCCGCTCGTCGATTATCTCCCGAAAATTCCGTCCAGCCGGCCACCAGCGGTATGCTGCAAGCTTACCTGACGGAAAAAGCTTTGAAGGAGGGACTGATGAAACGTCACCAGGTCAAATTGATGACTCCGCCCTCAGTCGTGGTCGAGAATCCCGTCGTCACTTTATTCCCGACTCAATCCAAATCCAGTCGTTCGGAATTTGTGGTGCCTTTGTCGTCGACTTGTCCGGCGGCCATTCCGACCTCGGTGACGGCCTACAAATTGACAGATGACGGCAAAACGGCGTGCAGCATTTGCAACAAAGTTTTCACGAAACCGTCGCAACTGCGATTGCACATCAACATCCATTACTTTGAGCGGCCGTTTCGGTGCGAGGCCTGCGCCGTTTCCTTCCGCACCAAGGGCCACCTGCAGAAGCACAAGCGATCCGTGACGCATTTCAATAAAGTCAACATGAATTTGACTTTCGGCACGCCCAGCACGGAGAATCCTCGACCGTTTAAATGTTCCGACTGCATGATCGCCTTCCGCATTCACGGCCACCTGGCCAAACATCTCCGCTCCAAAATGCACATCATGAAACTGGAATGCCTGGGCAAATTGCCCTTTGGCACTTATGCCGAAATGGAACGATCGGGAATCAATCTCAACGAAATTGACACGACCGATTGCCACAATTCACTCGAAAGTCTCCAATCATTGGCCCATCGTCTCTACAAACAAGATCCATCCAAAATCCAGCAATGGCAACAAGAG GCTCAAGTGGTAGCAGAGGCTAATTTGAGGGAACGGACAATTAGCGAATCGTCGGAAGAATTTTCGGATGTTGCGGATGATGAGCTGGATGAAGATGGGGAAGATAGCGACGGCTTGCCGGATGGAGCCGGTGTCGAAGAAGCTCCTCCTCCACGAAAATTGACACCAGTTGAAACGCTTCCGGCACAGCCAGAAATGAGCCATCCGCCTCGTGCTGCTGCCATGTCTCCAGACGCCAGAAAGGCTCCGCCCCCGCCACCAGTCATGTATTGTTCCGCTTGCGGAGATTCGTGCGTTTCCATGGAAGCGTTCCAATCACACGTCATGGAAAAACATCGGCCTCTGTCACCACCTACGACTAGGACACCCTTCAAGGCTTCTCCTCCCGCAACGGCTCCCGAGTCTCCCGCCAAATTGGCACCACCGTCCAACATCCAGCCAGACATTGGCAG GGTCGTCAATTTGGCTGTGGAATCGAGACGATCTCCATCCCGCGTGATGGAGACTGGCCCCAAGCCTGGCCCACCCTGGAACCGTGGTCCAGGTGACCTGCAATATGCACAACCCCGTGGTGGCTTTTACGGTGGCCCACCGCATTCATCTTCGACCATGTGGCCACCACCACAACCGCGACAGCCAACAATCGGTGACCTCATGAGCCTGGGCAATCCGCTGTCGGCTATTCCACCTCAGTGGCATCAGGATCCAGCCGCCATGGCCTGGATCGCATCCCGCCACATGATGCTGCCGGGTCATCCGCCCACTTACACTACTCCGCACCACTCTGGCGGCCATCACACCACCAACGGAGTAGCCATGCAGCCGCGCCTCTACAGTCCCACCTCCTCGAGTTCTTCCATCGCAGCCAACGACGTCGACGTCGTTTTCCCCTGCGAACTTTGTGGAAAATCTTTCAATGCCAAAGAGACACTCCGACAG caCATGTTGGCTCACGCTCAACCGCGACCGTTTGTTTGTGAGTTTTGCGACGCTGGGTTCACGACTCAGAAGCACCTTGAATCGCATCTGGTTCTGCATCGGCCTCGTACATCCTGA